A region of Numenius arquata chromosome 25, bNumArq3.hap1.1, whole genome shotgun sequence DNA encodes the following proteins:
- the BTBD2 gene encoding BTB/POZ domain-containing protein 2, giving the protein MRRCCPALCIATGPASRRPAAARPATATAAIAIAAPLPPAAAAASAAAAVSRPPLLVLVLLQRRPAPRSPAPPPHKMAAGGSGGGPGGLSSSCPQPPPPPPGNGASAAACTNGAPPSPPGLTYNQCGAANPAASGGAGGPAAAAAAAVGAAGAGGGAGGPGGALQREPVYNWQATKPTVQERFAFLFNNEVLSDVHFLVGKGRGSQRIPAHRFVLAVGSAVFDAMFNGGMATTSTEIELPDVEPAAFLALLKFLYSDEVQIGPETVMTTLYTAKKYAVPALEAHCVEFLKKNLRADNAFMLLTQARLFDEPQLASLCLENIDKNTSDAINAEGFTDIDLDTLVAVLERDTLGIREVRLFNAVVRWSDAECQRQQLQVIPENKRKVLGKALSLIRFPLMTIEEFAAGPAQSGILTDREVVSLFLHFTVNPKPRVEFIDRPRCCLRGKECSISRFQQVESRWGYSGTSDRIRFSVNKRIFVVGFGLYGSIHGPTDYQVNIQIIHTDSNTVLGQNDTGFSCDGSSNTFRVMFKEPVEILPNVNYTACATLKGPDSHYGTKGLRKVIHESPTTGAKTCFTFCYAAGNNNGTSVEDGQIPEIIFYT; this is encoded by the exons ATGCGCCGCTGCTGCCCGGCTCTCTGCATCGCCACCGGCCCCGccagccgccgccccgccgccgcccgccccgccaccgccaccgccgccatcGCCAtcgccgcccccctccctcccgccgccgccgccgcctccgccgccgccgccgtgtcCCGCCCGCCGctcctggtgctggtgctgctgcagcgccgccccgcgccgcgctcTCCTGCGCCTCCGCCGCACAAGATGGCGGCCGGTGGGAGCGGCGGGGGCCCCGGgggcctctcctcctcctgcccgcagccgccgccgccgccgccgggcaaCGGTGCCTCCGCCGCCGCCTGCACCAACGGCGCTCCCCCTTCGCCTCCCGGCCTCACCTACAACCAGTGCGGCGCCGCCAACCCGGCGGCcagcggcggcgcggggggcccggcggcggcggcggcggcggctgtgggggcggcgggggccggcgggggggcgggcggccccggcggggcgctGCAGCGGGAGCCGGTCTATAACTGGCAGGCGACGAAGCCGACGGTGCAGGAGCGGTTCGCCTTCCTCTTCAACAACGAGGTGCTCAGCGACGTCCACTTCCTGGTGGGGAAGGGCCGCGGCTCCCAGCGCATCCCGGCGCACAG gTTTGTGCTGGCTGTGGGCAGCGCGGTCTTCGATGCCATGTTTAATGGTGGAATGGCCACAACTTCTACAGAGATTGAGCTGCCTGATGTGGAGCCGGCTGCCTTCCTAGCTCTGCTGAA ATTTCTTTATTCAGATGAAGTTCAGATTGGACCGGAGACTGTTATGACAACACTTTACACAGCTAAAAAATATGCAGTTCCAGCCCTTGAAGCTCATTGCGTGgagttcctgaaaaaaaacctccGAGCAGACAACGCGTTCATGCTGTTAACGCAG GCAAGACTTTTTGATGAGCCTCAGCTGGCCAGCCTCTGCCTGGAGAACATCGACAAGAACACGTCAGATGCCATCAATGCGGAGGGGTTCACAGACATTGATCTGg ACACCCTGGTTGCGGTGCTGGAGAGGGATACCCTGGGCATCCGGGAGGTTCGTTTGTTTAATGCAGTGGTTCGCTGGTCGGATGCTGAGTGTCAACGGCAGCAACTTCAGGTGATTCCAGAGAACAAGCGGAAAGTACTGGGCAAAGCGCTTTCTCTTATCCGCTTCCCATTGATGACTATTGAGGAGTTTGCAGCAG GGCCTGCCCAGTCGGGAATCCTCACGGACCGGGAGGTGGTGAGCCTGTTTCTCCACTTCACTGTCAACCCCAAGCCACGGGTGGAGTTCATCGACCGACCGCGCTGCTGCCTGCGGGGGAAGGAGTGCAGCATCAGCCGATTCCAGCAGGTGGAGAGCCGCTGGGGGTACAGTGGGACTAGTGACAGGATAAG GTTCTCAGTAAACAAAAGGATATTTGTAGTTGGGTTTGGATTATACGGATCCATACACGGGCCAACGGATTACCAAGTAAATATACAG ATCATCCACACGGACAGTAACACGGTCCTGGGGCAGAACGACACGGGCTTCAGCTGCGACGGATCATCAAACACTTTCCGGGTCATGTTCAAGGAGCCTGTTGAGATTTTACCCAACGTCAACTACACAGCGTGTGCTACTCTAAAG GGTCCAGATTCCCACTACGGAACCAAAGGACTGCGCAAAGTGATCCATGAATCACCAACAACGGGAGCCAAAACCTGCTTTACGTTCTGTTACGCGGCTGGGAATAACAACGGCACTTCGGTGGAGGATGGACAAATCCCAGAGATCATCTTCTACACATAG